In Lodderomyces elongisporus chromosome 2, complete sequence, the following proteins share a genomic window:
- a CDS encoding uncharacterized protein (BUSCO:EOG09262HKC), producing the protein MSSTTKILVLNPNPSNLDKVFRQANKLNVKNGPFDATVLLGDVFPKDQNIPNIELQESTYFAQGEEEELSADITEIVNESSASSSLVDIRDNLILAKPPFSIVKLVTGIVMMITSGPVLEETIEKFTKLNLPQVDVLFTYKWPEVIARYCELLSVGHQMVDELVKIVKPRYHFAVGRQEGKFYELEPFRWPSGEITRFISLGQEGSADKWFYAFNIDGSSSSSSEEDTKTINNPFTSKRKLTEDVQNSQLKKTKVAITPDQCFFCLSNPKTETHMIVSIGSHTYFTIAKGPLTRSNRDLPFSGHGIIIPIQHLPCLSSKELEIQQEILRFQDSLIDAFSNRKPFLKLIFFEVNRPTNVHHHVQFIPVYESILNKFETSLNHRVQLNNEKFTRNQKLSFEKFTNVSNQELDSCAPGFIKFTVCLSKDEKETYIAKIQDSGKPIDIQFPRRVLAHMLRLPDRVQWDKCQQSKVKEMQDCEEFKEFYKEFEIA; encoded by the coding sequence ATGAGCTCTACAACTAAAATATTGGTGCTCAATCCAAATCCTAGCAATCTAGATAAAGTATTTCGTCAAGCTAATAAACTAAATGTCAAGAATGGACCTTTTGATGCCACTGTTTTGCTAGGCGATGTTTTTCCCAAAGACCAAAACATTCCCAATATTGAATTGCAAGAAAGTACTTATTTTGCTCagggagaagaagaagaactttCGGCTGATATTACCGAAATTGTTAATGAATCTTCAGCTTCGTCATCATTGGTGGATATCCGCGACAATTTAATTTTGGCTAAACCGCCATTTAGCATTGTCAAATTAGTCACGGGGATTGTGATGATGATCACTTCAGGACCAGTGCTAGAGGAGACAATTGAGAAATTTACCAAGCTAAATTTACCTCAAGTTGATGTATTGTTTACATACAAATGGCCCGAAGTTATAGCAAGATATTGCGAGCTTCTCCTGGTTGGACATCAGATGGTGGATGAATTGGTAAAGATTGTGAAACCAAGATATCATTTTGCTGTTGGAAGACAAGAGGGCAAATTTTACGAGTTGGAACCATTTAGATGGCCATCTGGTGAAATAACAAGGTTTATAAGTTTGGGTCAAGAAGGGAGTGCGGACAAATGGTTTTACGCATTCAACATagatggtagtagtagtagtagttcTGAAGAAGATACTAAAACTATAAATAATCCATTTACATCTAAAAGGAAATTGACGGAAGATGTGCAAAATCTgcaattaaaaaagacCAAAGTTGCTATTACCCCAGATCAgtgctttttttgtttgagcAATCCGAAAACTGAGACTCACATGATTGTATCGATTGGTTCGCATACATATTTCACAATAGCAAAAGGGCCACTCACTCGATCCAATAGGGATTTGCCATTTTCAGGTCATGGCATCATAATACCCATACAACATTTACCTTGTCTCAGCTCAAAGGAGCTTGAAATACAACAGGAGATTCTCCGTTTTCAAGATTCATTAATTGATGCATTCTCTAATAGAAAAccatttttgaaattgatatTCTTTGAAGTGAACAGACCAACCAATGTACATCATCATGTACAGTTTATACCGGTGTATGAGTCGATATTGAACAAATTTGAAACTTCGTTGAACCATAGGGTACAGCTCAACAATGAAAAGTTCACTCGGAATCAGAAATTatcatttgaaaaattcacCAATGTCCTGAATCAGGAGTTGGACTCGTGTGCTCCAGGGTTTATTAAATTTACCGTTTGCTTAAGCAAGGATGAAAAGGAAACGTATATTGCCAAGATTCAAGATCTGGGAAAGCCAATTGATATTCAGTTCCCTAGACGTGTGCTAGCGCATATGTTGAGACTTCCAGATAGAGTTCAATGGGATAAATGCCAGCAATCcaaagtaaaagaaatgCAAGACTGTGAGGAGTTTAAAGAGTTCTACAAAGAATTTGAGATTGCATAG
- the SET6 gene encoding Histone-lysine N-methyltransferase set-6 → MENHISPYFHIAATKYGGRGCFANNNIALNTQIHQCPAPIGFTISRPFKKEVCSWCYEYQHGSYAKVKIAQSFGKDTCSINFCSEVCKIKFQTIDDKKKVLVQNLLSAEKNYLVGLNKTGNNGNDEDMEVTKLNKEFEVDDYSREEWGIVQEWDAQISRMKESKRLNHLVRLDDGEFSEAKYIITVLFQMYKYSNSNNTTTVATTTTKYFESDFDTQLEMELNLFQTLQSTEMEKYHKYPSLVSSYIKIYKFVKITCTPELQPFITPPTVRSIIGRNLSNAFGLWSETQDSNEDKEFLGFAVYPSASFFNHSCEPNIKKIRVKNELKFVTLREIAPGEELCINYGNFQNENVKERKKQLSEWFFDCGCTKCEADSQNVIKD, encoded by the coding sequence ATGGAGAACCACATCTCCCCCTATTTCCATATTGCCGCAACAAAATATGGAGGCCGAGgttgttttgcaaacaaTAATATAGCTTTAAATACCCAGATCCACCAGTGTCCCGCACCCATTGGCTTCACGATCTCACGACcgtttaaaaaagaagtatgTTCTTGGTGCTACGAGTATCAACATGGGAGTTATGCCAAAGTCAAGATTGCACAACTGTTTGGTAAGGATACCTGCTCCATAAACTTTTGTAGTGAAGTTTGCAAGATTAAATTTCAAACAATCGATGACAAAAAGAAGGTACTAGTGCAAAACTTGTTATCTGCCGAGAAAAATTATCTCGTAGGGTTGAATAAAACTGGAAACAATGGGAACGATGAAGATATGGAAGTAACTAAATTGAACAAGGAGTTTGAAGTTGATGATTATTCACGAGAGGAATGGGGCATAGTTCAAGAATGGGATGCACAAATTAGTCGAATGAAGGAATCAAAAAGACTAAATCATCTCGTACGACTAGATGACGGCGAGTTTTCAGAGGCTAAATACATAATTactgttttgtttcaaatgTATAAatacagcaacagcaacaacaccacAACTGTagccacaaccacaaccaagTATTTTGAATCAGACTTTGATACGCAATTGGAAATGGAGCtcaatttgtttcaaaCACTCCAGTCTACTGAGATGGAAAAGTACCACAAATACCCTTCCTTAGTCTCTTCCTATATTAAAATCTATAAATTTGTCAAAATCACATGCACCCCGGAATTGCAACCATTCATAACGCCACCAACGGTGAGATCAATTATCGGACGCAACCTTTCCAATGCATTTGGCCTTTGGTCAGAAACACAAGATTCAAATGAAGACAAGGAATTTCTTGGATTTGCCGTTTACCCATCAGCATCCTTCTTCAACCACTCGTGCGAACCAAATATCAAGAAAATCAGAGTCAAAAATGAACTCAAATTTGTTACGTTGCGAGAAATTGCTCCTGGCGAAGAGTTGTGTATCAATTATGgtaattttcaaaatgaaaacgtcaaagaaaggaaaaaacaattaaGTGAATGGTTTTTCGACTGTGGATGCACAAAATGCGAGGCTGACTCTCAAAATGTAATTAAAGATTAG
- the DIP5 gene encoding amino acid transporter yields MVLENKHSPDIEEKNVGSYSGGDDLTSALSRHTQEYDLYVARSTPSAIVQEDGHQLHRSLSARHTSMIAIGGALGTGLLIGTGSALKTAGPGAILVSYSLIGFVVYIVMTALAELSCFIPLNGFANYGKRYSDEALGFACGYIYLVKYLILPANQLTAGALTMQYWVSRDKVNPGVWITVFLVVIVVINFLGVRVFGEIEFFISSLKVLTCLGLILLLWVIALGGGPTHDRIGFRYWKDPGAFIPYYSADKDLLIGGAKGRFVSFVASLITSVFAYLGTELVAITFAELKNPRKAIPKAIRLTLYRILVFYVLSILFLGMCVSSRDPLLMSASGTNAGASPFVIAIKNARIGGLDSVINACILLFVLSAANSDMYVCSRSLYSLAADGYAPKFFTKTNRLGVPYYGVAVSVLFCLLAYMNVSSGSQVVFGYFVNLVSLTGLIAWSCILIFHICFMRALKAQGFDRKRDLAFRSPMQPYATYFSLAICILVIFIKNFTVFLGDEFDYKNFITGYLMLPVSIILYLGYKIWKKTKWLSPQEVDLNTFRDVVDAEYEKFQAEDAERKAIREAEGKRFDREWFYEKFLGWIF; encoded by the coding sequence ATGGTGTTGGAAAACAAACATAGTCCCGATATTGAGGAAAAGAATGTTGGTTCTTACTCGGGCGGAGACGACTTGACCAGCGCCCTCTCGCGTCACACCCAGGAATACGACTTGTACGTGGCAAGATCAACACCCTCAGCCATCGTCCAGGAAGATGGCCACCAACTACACCGCTCATTAAGCGCAAGACACACCTCGATGATTGCTATTGGTGGTGCCTTGGGTACCGGTCTTTTGATTGGTACAGGAAGCGCACTTAAAACTGCAGGACCAGGCGCAATCCTCGTGTCCTACAGTCTTATTGGATTTGTCGTCTACATTGTTATGACCGCATTGGCCGAACTCAGTTGCTTTATCCCACTTAATGGATTTGCAAACTATGGTAAAAGATATAGTGACGAGGCATTGGGCTTTGCCTGTGGTTACATTTACTTGGTCAAATACCTCATCTTGCCAGCAAATCAATTAACTGCAGGCGCACTAACCATGCAATACTGGGTCAGCCGTGACAAGGTCAACCCCGGTGTATGGATCACCGTGTTTTTGGTAGTCATCGTTGTCATAAATTTCCTTGGTGTGCGTGTGTTTGgagaaattgaatttttcattAGTTCGTTAAAAGTGCTCACATGCTTGGGGCTCATCCTACTCTTGTGGGTTATCGCCTTGGGTGGTGGACCAACACACGATAGAATCGGCTTTAGATACTGGAAAGACCCCGGTGCATTTATACCATATTACAGTGCAGACAAGGATCTTCTCATTGGAGGCGCCAAGGGAAGATTCGTGTCGTTTGTTGCCAGCTTGATTACCAGTGTCTTTGCATACTTGGGCACAGAATTGGTTGCCATCACATTTGCTGAATTGAAAAACCCAAGAAAAGCGATCCCAAAAGCCATTCGCTTAACCCTCTACAGAATCCTCGTGTTTTACGTGCTTTCCATCTTGTTTCTCGGTATGTGTGTTTCGTCACGTGACCCACTCTTGATGAGTGCCTCGGGAACCAATGCCGGTGCTTCACCATTTGTCATTGCCATCAAGAATGCTAGAATTGGAGGATTGGACTCAGTCATCAATGCATGCATTCtcttgtttgttctttctgCGGCAAACTCTGACATGTATGTTTGCAGTCGATCCCTCTATTCCTTGGCAGCCGATGGCTATGCTCCCAAATTCTTtaccaaaacaaatagaCTCGGTGTCCCATACTATGGTGTCGCAGTCTCagtattgttttgtttattggCTTATATGAATGTTAGTTCAGGATCTCAAGTTGTGTTTGGTTACTTTGTCAACTTGGTCTCGCTCACTGGTTTAATTGCTTGGTCGtgtattttaattttccaCATTTGTTTTATGAGAGCATTGAAAGCACAAGGCTTTGACAGAAAGAGAGACTTGGCATTTAGATCACCTATGCAACCATATGCAACTTACTTCAGTTTGGCTATATGCATCTTggtcattttcatcaagaACTTTACCGTGTTTTTGGGCGATGAATTTGACTACAAAAACTTTATTACTGGTTACCTCATGTTGCCAGTGCTGATTATCCTTTATCTCGGATAcaagatttggaaaaagacCAAATGGTTGAGTCCACAAGAAGTGGATTTGAATACATTCAGAGACGTTGTCGATGCCGAATATGAGAAATTTCAAGCCGAAGATGCTGAAAGAAAAGCCATTAGAGAAGCCGAGGGGAAAAGATTCGACCGCGAATGGTTTTACGAAAAGTTTCTTGGATGGATTTTTTAA
- the SNZ1 gene encoding Pyridoxal 5'-phosphate synthase subunit snz1 (BUSCO:EOG09263MIB) → MSEFKVKAGLAQMLKGGVIMDVVNAEQAKIAEKAGACAVMALERIPAEMRKSNQVCRMSDPKMIKDIMENVKIPVMAKVRIGHFTESQILEALGVDYIDESEVLTPADTVDHIDKRKYKVPFVCGARNLGEALRRINEGAAMIRCKGEAGTGDVSSAVDHIKTIRKEILEASKLKTEKEVVALAQVLRVPVDLVIQVVELKRLPVVTFAAGGIATPADAALLMQLGCDGVFVGSGIFKSSDPAKLAKAIVNATTHYDDAAKLLEFSTDLGDLMAGISIDSIKENEKLEKRGW, encoded by the coding sequence atgtcAGAGTTTAAAGTCAAGGCCGGATTGGCTCAAATGTTGAAAGGCGGTGTTATTATGGATGTGGTGAATGCTGAGCAGGCCAAGATTGCCGAGAAGGCCGGTGCGTGTGCGGTGATGGCACTTGAAAGAATTCCTGCCGAGATGAGGAAATCCAACCAAGTTTGTAGAATGTCTGATCCAAAGATGATTAAGGATATTATGGAGAATGTCAAAATTCCAGTAATGGCCAAGGTGAGAATTGGTCATTTTACCGAGTCGCAGATTTTGGAGGCGCTTGGGGTTGATTATATTGATGAGAGTGAGGTGTTGACACCGGCAGATACGGTGGACCACATTGATAAACGCAAGTACAAGGTTCCATTTGTATGTGGAGCTAGGAACTTGGGAGAGGCATTGAGGAGAATCAATGAAGGTGCAGCAATGATTAGGTGCAAGGGTGAGGCAGGTACGGGTGATGTTTCTTCTGCTGTGGACCATATCAAAACAATTCGCAAGGAGATTTTGGAGGCAAGTAAGTTGAAGACGGAGAAAGAGGTTGTTGCCTTGGCGCAAGTGTTGAGGGTTCCAGTTGATCTTGTGATTCAAGTTGTTGAGTTAAAGAGGTTACCGGTGGTGACATTTGCTGCTGGTGGTATTGCTACGCCAGCTGATGCTGCGTTATTGATGCAGTTGGGGTGTGATGGTGTGTTTGTTGGTTCAGGTATATTCAAGTCGAGTGATCCTGCAAAATTGGCCAAGGCCATTGTCAATGCCACTACCCATTACGATGATGCAGCAAAGTTGTTGGAGTTTTCGACTGATTTGGGTGACTTGATGGCAGGTATTTCAATTGACTCgattaaagaaaatgaaaagttgGAGAAAAGAGGTTggtaa
- the SNO1 gene encoding Senecionine N-oxygenase (MEROPS:MER0066916), whose amino-acid sequence MTTTKKKVIGVLALQGAFIEHIEYFNKAIQLNSDNYLSYTFTIIPIKTKEELQQCDALVIPGGESSSMSYIAERTNLLPHLYAFVADENKTVWGTCAGLIFLSKQIQNGLENQKCLGGLSIETNRNAFGRQLDSFVTNLDFSKFIPNCNNFPAVFIRAPVVTKIFAENDSSVLTKIPKSGNNTSTNTEKVQVLYQLESDKNDLIVAVRQGRILGTSFHPELADDYRFHQWFIDEFVI is encoded by the coding sequence ATGACTAccacaaagaaaaaagttatTGGTGTACTTGCACTTCAAGGTGCATTCATTGAACATATAGAGTACTTCAACAAGGCAATCCAGTTAAACTCAGATAATTACCTCAGCTACACATTCACCATCATCCCCATAAAGACAAAGGAAGAGCTACAACAATGTGACGCACTCGTTATCCCCGGAGGAGAAAGCAGTTCCATGTCATACATTGCCGAAAGAACAAATTTACTTCCACATCTCTACGCCTTTGTCGctgatgaaaacaaaaccgTTTGGGGAACATGCGCCGGACTCATATTTTTGTccaaacaaatacaaaatggCTTGGAAAACCAGAAATGTTTAGGTGGCTTGAGTatagaaacaaacagaaaCGCATTTGGTCGCCAGTTGGACTCCTTTGTGACGAATTTGGACTTTAGTAAATTTATCCCCAACTGCAATAACTTTCCTGCAGTGTTTATTAGAGCACCAGTGGTTACCAAAATATTTGCAGAAAACGATTCCTCAGTGCTTACAAAAATACCAAAATCTGGAAACAACACATCTACTAATACCGAGAAAGTGCAAGTATTATACCAATTAGAACTGGACAAAAACGATTTGATTGTTGCCGTACGACAAGGACGCATACTTGGTACATCGTTCCACCCCGAGTTGGCGGATGACTACCGATTCCATCAATGGTTTATAGACGAATTTgtaatttaa
- the IML1 gene encoding vacuolar membrane-associated protein iml1 (BUSCO:EOG092604I8), protein MQHSRLINARPRSINESPKSQFGTSNTIAPRPRFMASNHASLTIGSNKIISKQNPKEHGRSDLVIDNGENGKAFKAVPEKDQIPSEPFVETLPVTASLWFHEPRTSQEEIVIDQNIYPKGLRPGDVIEVQSVQHEGTNKKLVFKLSRTNIKEHNEATDSPSSERSKSHTFQLSLQSNPFQKILDVAPRTAVYVKRVKDANELAIDSMEIFIKDVNMSRDAMWQFSSSLVSKCCHLDQRLQFLGSRIGIVKCIYKNGKRIFSGYVNEETKIIFRSESAKLTVLLQLSQEMWNFEENGEIMFHKLINNLFPKIFRRWREKGTHHSITIVLFTSIDLTNIPWLQLDPGQRPPKRRDYYRVVVDQVNILYWDRIMASLRLEFANFKRDILLSPEHKEMDANKEIDLANNDNCNSNNNYVMQGQILPAVKGNILEALNVGLVLLNDRFRNTDLRHSLNHFILVTAGTSLFDVDYQLLLNTSRKISSIDTSLDIICLSQPPLHVTPLFRFNKEGKLCHCVPNWCDVSFFKGKQDDSTQWIPRCKIYELQMMGVMENEISEAKIPRYHFNMQLPHRSHLHYSSKHLPTPLPGSSSSSSSFSPRPHLDHDQQNSHNISKIMDNYDDNIFKPIKHTTENESQANGSNGHEQTDEGVDESRLRVPAVKNSKATLSLIFNDRTSLLPVSGSTTTSSATGMVAQTAAETSALTSLYNINKHSEDKPTTSSRSSTSSKNASMKDRGYDVNAATAGAPANSRVTTNASANANANTNKDLATSNGTGAGAVFEAKNLLVHRNSPRAIRNDILFSRKDSELSQIRRSHTSDLEFSQRTMTPVLVEEEPQSPFSMYWTDIENPSRAVTTDVMRRTPLNRWSNLFPENVRRKIIKWRSFQAPAALPIFTTSFPSQQQLQDEYTFQIYSVYLSPDNYLELKSTSDLMREMIQLRLLLGFQICYGGRVRKAEMERKPSGNAECIFKYFPSSGDCLGARVYMSIDNEIHRIFCDYNGNLYVQLYRKKIQEKDKHEQRNGISDNSSSSGNVNSNSDGNDNNYNNKITLGMRQQQPYHPLIRTRYADEFTPAQIDALESSPQTYNWNQFDQYMAGFEEAMPESKKEFHKMKFVVLPTEIPKNAYFLSNEKLTAEEIRVEGLRKLISSIEKGKSSKSTNAKSDRGSEIIFYTGNLYEFLNNEAENYDITGTQPTLMIPENMRFTKSIGLSELASELQNQQTGLNLVDRNWHFKKHLQCFIGSELVTWLVDCFEDIDEREDAVVYGQSLLNKGLFKHVESRHGFIDGYYFYEFEPQYFEKREKSNRSSWLAKKEDPTTTGSNTSNVNTNTNNTAVASTKISASPKIQSQDGLGLGLTSISGLTKITSSQNLGSENTSLADSTGRKRRKFILGRSIKFDVDPLKRSFRPELITVHYDRVHNPEHCYHIRLQWLNTTNKFIEDNIAAWSRLCERHGLKLVETPWKELCSIPQISPFHSFVEVKLSLNPWEDPEFVDDKIFSADRYYYHLYFLKKFDFLLDNRTSSFFSKDNIDIVYSWGKPTFQYAQFIHKTGFYIIELRDNGEFFLAPNNMHLIRVSSSSSPSGDHESAARAIHLDSQRIMMNFRAACQDTEGLRALFQDAKLSWTEQGNITQVD, encoded by the coding sequence ATGCAACACAGTAGACTTATTAATGCTCGACCGCGTAGTATCAATGAATCGCCCAAGTCTCAATTTGGTACATCCAATACAATTGCCCCAAGACCCAGGTTTATGGCGTCGAACCATGCGAGTTTAACTATTGGTTCGAACAAAATAATCTCCAAACAGAACCCAAAAGAACACGGTAGGTCTGACTTGGTTATTGATAATGGTGAGAATGGTAAAGCATTTAAAGCAGTCCCagaaaaagatcaaattCCTTCCGAGCCATTTGTTGAAACTTTACCAGTTACCGCTAGCTTATGGTTTCATGAACCACGTACGTCACAAGAAGAGATTGTCATTGATCAAAACATTTACCCAAAGGGGTTACGACCAGGTGATGTTATTGAAGTGCAAAGTGTTCAACATGAAGGCACTAATAAGAAGCTAGTGTTTAAGTTGAGTCGTACTAATATCAAGGAACATAATGAAGCTACAGACTCGCCATCATCAGAACGATCCAAACTGCATACTTTCCAACTCTCACTTCAATCGAACCCGTTTCAGAAAATTTTGGACGTGGCTCCAAGGACAGCTGTTTACGTTAAAAGAGTCAAAGATGCTAATGAGTTGGCAATCGACTCCATGGAGATTTTTATCAAGGATGTCAATATGTCGCGAGATGCAATGTGGcaattttcttcatctttagTCTCCAAGTGTTGTCACCTCGATCAAAGACTCCAGTTCCTTGGGTCAAGAATCGGAATAGTCAAGTGCATTTAcaagaatggaaaaagaatattctCGGGCTACGTCaatgaagaaacaaagattaTATTTAGAAGTGAAAGCGCAAAGCTTACTGTTTTACTTCAATTGTCCCAAGAAATGTGGaactttgaagaaaatggaGAAATCATGTTTCACAAACTCATCAATAATTTGTTTCCTAAAATATTTCGACGTTGGCGCGAAAAGGGAACTCACCATTCTATAACCATTGTTTTATTTACAAGCATTGATTTGACAAACATTCCGTGGTTACAATTGGACCCTGGACAAAGACCACCAAAAAGACGCGATTATTACAGGGTGGTGGTTGACCAGGTGAATATATTGTATTGGGATCGGATCATGGCTAGTCTAAGACTCGAGTTTGCCAACTTTAAAAGAGATATCTTGCTCAGTCCCGAGCATAAAGAGATGGATgcaaacaaagaaattgatttAGCAAATAACGACAATTGCAACAGCAATAACAACTATGTCATGCAAGGACAGATTCTACCTGCAGTCAAAGGAAATATACTTGAAGCTCTTAATGTGGGACTTGTCTTGCTTAATGATCGATTTAGAAACACGGACTTGCGCCATTCGCTCAATCATTTTATCTTGGTAACTGCAGGAACAAGTTTATTTGATGTTGACTACCAATTGCTTTTGAACACTAGTCGTAAGATTTCAAGTATTGATACCAGTTTAGATATCATTTGTCTCAGCCAACCTCCTTTACACGTCACACCACTTTTTCGATTCaataaagaaggaaaacTTTGCCATTGTGTCCCTAACTGGTGTGAtgtctctttcttcaaGGGCAAACAAGATGACTCTACCCAGTGGATACCAAGGTGTAAGATTTATGAATTGCAGATGATGGGAGtaatggaaaatgaaataagtGAGGCAAAGATTCCCAGATATCATTTCAATATGCAACTTCCACATCGTTCTCATCTTCATTATTCTTCAAAACATCTTCCAACTCCACTCCCTggctcctcctcctcttcttcttcattttctccTCGTCCTCATCTTGATCATGATCAACAGAATTCGCATAACATTTCAAAAATAATGGATAATTACGATGATAATATTTTCAAACCGATCAAACATACTACTGAAAATGAGAGTCAAGCAAATGGTAGTAATGGGCACGAGCAAACAGATGAAGGTGTTGATGAATCAAGGTTGAGAGTACCTGCGGTAAAGAATTCCAAGGCTACGTTGTCATTAATCTTCAACGACCGAACGTCACTTTTGCCTGTAAGTggctcaacaacaacatcctCTGCAACCGGGATGGTTGCACAAACTGCAGCGGAGACGTCAGCTCTCACGTCACTATATAACATCAACAAGCACAGCGAGGATAAACCTACAACTCTGTCAAGGAGTTCTACTCTGAGCAAGAATGCCAGTATGAAAGATCGTGGTTATGACGTGAATGCTGCCACTGCAGGAGCGCCTGCGAACTCAAGGGTGACTACAAATGCAagtgcaaatgcaaatgcaaatacaaataaagACTTGGCAACGAGTAATGGTACAGGTGCAGGTGCAGTATTTGAAGCTAAAAATCTTCTTGTTCACCGAAATTCTCCTAGAGCGATAAGAAACGATATATTATTTTCCCGAAAAGACAGCGAGCTACTGCAAATTAGACGTCTGCACACCTCCGATCTTGAGTTTCTGCAAAGAACAATGACACCAGTTCTcgtagaagaagaacctCAGTCTCCATTTTCGATGTATTGGACAGATATAGAAAATCCATCAAGAGCCGTGACAACGGATGTGATGAGAAGAACACCGCTAAATAGATGGAGCAATTTGTTCCCGGAGAATGTAAGGCGCAAAATTATCAAATGGCGCTCTTTCCAAGCGCCGGCAGCATTACCAATATTTACCACATCCTTTCCATCCCAGCAACAATTACAAGACGAGTACACTTTTCAAATCTATTCTGTATATTTGAGTCCTGATAACTATTTGGAACTTAAATCCACCTCCGACTTGATGAGGGAAATGATACAACTCCGTTTATTGTTGGGTTTTCAAATCTGTTATGGCGGAAGGGTAAGAAAAGCCGAAATGGAGAGGAAACCTTCTGGTAACGCTGAATGTATCTTTAAATACTTCCCTTCTTCTGGCGATTGTTTAGGAGCTAGAGTTTACATGTCCATTGACAACGAAATTCATCGTATATTTTGTGATTATAACGGCAATTTGTACGTCCAATTGTATCgtaaaaaaattcaagaaaaagacaaacaTGAACAGCGAAATGGAATCAGTGATAACAGCAGTAGCAGCGGTAACGTTAACAGTAACAGTGACGGCAATGACAACAATTACAACAATAAGATTACTTTGGGAATGCGACAGCAGCAACCTTACCATCCATTGATTAGAACAAGATATGCTGACGAGTTTACTCCTGCTCAAATTGATGCTCTTGAATCACTGCCACAAACATATAACTGGAACCAATTTGATCAGTACATGGCTGGATTTGAAGAAGCCATGCCAGAGTCGAAAAAGGAGTTCCACAAGATGAAATTTGTTGTATTGCCAACAGAGATCCCCAAAAATGCATATTTCTTGTCAAATGAAAAGTTGACTGCTGAGGAAATTAGAGTTGAGGGCTTGCGCAAATTGATCTCGCTGATTGAAAAAGGCAAATCCTCCAAAAGTACTAATGCTAAATCAGATCGTGGTTCAGAAATTATCTTCTATACTGGTAATTTGTATGAATTTCTAAACAATGAAGCTGAAAACTACGACATTACCGGTACTCAACCAACATTGATGATCCCTGAGAATATGCGTTTTACCAAAAGTATTGGTTTATCGGAGTTGGCGCTGGAGTTGCAAAATCAGCAAACTGGGTTGAACTTAGTTGATCGTAACTGGCATTTCAAAAAACACTTGCAATGTTTCATTGGTAGCGAGCTCGTGACATGGTTAGTGGATTGTTTTGAGGATATAGATGAAAGAGAAGATGCAGTTGTTTATGGTCAAAGTTTATTGAACAAAGGTCTATTCAAGCATGTTGAGCTGAGACACGGCTTTATTGATGGTTATTATTTTTACGAATTTGAACCTCAATATTTTGAGAAACGTGAAAAACTGAATCGTAGCTCTTGGCTtgcaaaaaaggaagatcCAACTACTACTGGTAGTAACACTAGTAATGTTAATACAAATACTAACAATACTGCTGTTGCAAGTACAAAAATTTCTGCATCACCTAAAATTCAAAGCCAAGATGGGCTTGGTTTGGGATTGACACTGATTCTGGGGTTGACAAAGATTACCTCGTCGCAAAACTTGGGATCCGAAAACACTTCTTTAGCTGATTCAACTGGtcgaaaaagaagaaaatttaTTTTGGGAAGGTCCATTAAATTCGATGTTGATCCTTTGAAGAGGTCTTTTAGGCCTGAGTTGATTACAGTACATTATGATCGGGTTCACAATCCCGAGCATTGTTACCATATAAGGCTACAATGGCTTAATACTACTAATAAATTTATTGAGGATAATATTGCTGCGTGGTCACGGTTGTGCGAAAGACATGGCTTAAAGTTGGTTGAAACGCCGTGGAAAGAATTGTGCTCAATTCCACAAATCAGCCCATTCCATTCATTTGTTGAGGTAAAACTTCTGCTTAATCCATGGGAGGATCCggaatttgttgatgataagATCTTCTCAGCTGATCGATATTATTACCATTTGTATTTTCTCAAAAAGTTTGATTTCCTTTTGGATAATCGAACATCATCGTTTTTTCTGAAGGATAACATCGATATAGTATACAGTTGGGGAAAGCCAACTTTTCAGTATGCCCAATTCATCCACAAAACTGGTTTTTACATAATTGAGTTGAGGGATAATGGAGAGTTTTTTCTAGCGCCAAACAACATGCACTTGATTCGTGTTAGCTCCTCTAGCTCACCTAGTGGCGATCATGAATCGGCTGCAAGAGCCATTCATCTTGACTCGCAACGAATCATGATGAATTTTAGAGCCGCGTGCCAGGACACCGAAGGTTTGAGGGCATTGTTCCAGGACGCTAAACTCAGCTGGACTGAGCAAGGCAATATTACACAAGTAGATTAA